The DNA window CAGCAGAGAGTATGTGGTAGTGACCCACCGCCACACCTGAGCCTTCTTTTCCACAAACAGGGCTGTTATATCGCTAATGGTTGTTGCCGCTTGCGGATACAGCGCGGCATACGTTGTCCACGCCTTGATGGCGTCAAGGACGTAGCGGTATTGAAAGACAGAGAGAAACTCGACCTTTTCGGAGGTCACTTTGCGGATGTCCACGGCCGCCAGCTGGCAGAGGTGGGTAAAGTAAGCGGTGTGGCGGTCGTCTGTGAGGATCTCGCGGAAGTAACGTGCCTTTTTCAGAAACAGCTCGTCGGCCAGCGGCTCTTCAAACACGGAAATGGTGTCGGTGGGTCTGGGGAAGTTCCCCGCAAAACTGAACTGCGCGTAGACGTCGTCCAGATATATGAAAACACAGACGTTGCGGGCATAGTCACCCAGGGTTTCAGAGGAGACCTCGCGGGGAAAGGGGCTCTGATGGCCGTTGCGGTCAGTGGTGAACGCGGTCTTGGCCACACGGGCACACACAGTGTTGTAATACTTGAGCAGAACGGAAAGCACGCGGCTGCGCTTCTCGGAGTCGTTGGTGTGGTAGTCTGCCAAAAGCGTGCGGTCGGAGGCGCTGAACTCCAGGTTTTGCAAGCAGAGCTTCTTGCGGTAGAACCCCACTTCCCTGGTGTTAGTGATTGGCACAAACTCCTGGCTTGTTCCAATTCTGATCGGCTTGCGCGCAGGCGCGTAGTACAGGTACTTGAACATTTGCAGCTGGGGACGGACCGGATTACGTCCAATCTTCTCGCCACGGGCTTCTGCTCGCTCATTGCAATCTGCAGCCGTGGCTGTGTCCGCCACATAAACAGACTCGGTCTCCATGGATTCGAACAGCTTAGAGGAGGTACAGGGGATAAACCTGGGAGAGGTGTGCAAATTGTACAGCGCCTCGTCGTTCACAGTCTTAAGCTGGCAAATGGCCTTCTGCTCGGACTTGCGAAGAAACAACACGCTGGACGTTTTGATACGCAGAGTCTTGGTGCCGTTGGCGTTGATCAAGACAATGTAGCCATCGATCACCAAGCAGCGGTCGGAGATCTTGATAATAATTTTCTAACAGGAATGGAGCTCGCCGTGGGAACCAAGAATGACGCCGTCATGGTGGTAATCGACCGGTTATCCAAAATAGCCCACTTTATTCCAGTGAAGAAGACAACTACATTGCACACCTCAAAGCATCGTATCCGATCGAGATAGGTTGTTCACGTCTCAGGTTTGGCATCGATTCACGCAACGACTGGGGATCAAATTAAGTTTTACCATCAGCAACAACCCACAAGCTGATGTTCAGGTCGAACGGCTCAATCTTACCTTAGTAGGAACGGTTGAGGACTCTGTGCACGGAGAACCGTGGAGCCTGAGAAACGATACTTCCAATTGCAGAATTTTCTTATAACAACGCTTTCCAATCGACCATCAGGGCGACGCCGTTTTTGGCCGCCAATGCTTTCCACCCACGATTTATGGGACTTCTCAACCCATTAAAACCTTTGGCATGCAACACGTTCGGCACGACGTTTAGCAAGAGCCACGAGGTGGATAAGATCGAGAACTACCTACGAGCTGCCCAAGGAATCCTTGAGGACGTTCGCCGTAGGGTGTCACAAGAGCAAGACAGAGTCTCGCTCAAGAAAAACCAAGCGCTGCGGCCTAgtaacttcaaagttggtcAAAAGGTGTTAATCAAAAAGGACGTCTACATGAAACCAAAACGGGGACAGAAATTCCATTTCTTGTGGTATGGACCATATGCGATCGTGGAAGTCATCAGTCCGAACTCGTACCGAGTGGAGACTGGGACGGACACGCTTCGTCACTGTGTGTTCAATGCGCGGGATCTGAAGCCTTTCTCGGAACGGGAAAATGATTACGGACGCATCCCACCTTTGACTCGCGAAGCTCAATTGGCCAACCTCAACCAGATCGTTGGTTTGGGGGGAACTGGATATGCGCCCAGAGGGAACC is part of the Huiozyma naganishii CBS 8797 chromosome 4, complete genome genome and encodes:
- the KNAG0D00100 gene encoding uncharacterized protein, yielding METESVYVADTATAADCNERAEARGEKIGRNPVRPQLQMFKYLYYAPARKPIRIGTSQEFVPITNTREVGFYRKKLCLQNLEFSASDRTLLADYHTNDSEKRSRVLSVLLKYYNTVCARVAKTAFTTDRNGHQSPFPREVSSETLGDYARNVCVFIYLDDVYAQFSFAGNFPRPTDTISVFEEPLADELFLKKARYFREILTDDRHTAYFTHLCQLAAVDIRKVTSEKVEFLSVFQYRYVLDAIKAWTTYAALYPQAATTISDITALFVEKKAQVWRWVTTTYSLL